Proteins encoded by one window of Thermoanaerobaculia bacterium:
- the modA gene encoding molybdate ABC transporter substrate-binding protein: MISRKIAAAALVLLAPGARAAKTPSLTVAAAANVRPALEELRAAFEARTGTRVVVSYGASGILARQIEEGAPFDLFLSADAGFVAALESKGRIVPGSRAPYAVGALVVVTARGRPGISSVRDLANPALRRIALANARTAPYGRAAMGVLENLGLSETLRPRLVFAETVRDALRYVETGDADAGFAAESEARGSGLSKYTIPSNLYPPIRQELAIVAGGAHAADAAAFSNFLRAAAGREVWARYGYRLP, translated from the coding sequence GTGATCTCTCGAAAAATCGCGGCGGCGGCGCTCGTTCTCCTGGCGCCGGGAGCGCGGGCGGCGAAAACCCCCTCCCTGACCGTCGCGGCCGCGGCGAACGTCCGACCCGCGCTCGAAGAGCTCCGCGCGGCGTTCGAGGCCCGCACCGGCACGCGCGTCGTCGTGTCGTACGGCGCTTCGGGCATCCTCGCGCGGCAGATCGAAGAGGGCGCTCCGTTCGACCTCTTTCTGTCCGCCGACGCGGGATTCGTCGCGGCTCTCGAGTCGAAAGGCCGGATCGTGCCGGGAAGCCGTGCGCCGTACGCCGTCGGAGCGCTCGTCGTCGTCACGGCACGCGGCCGGCCGGGGATCTCGTCGGTCCGCGATCTCGCGAATCCGGCTCTCCGGAGAATCGCGCTCGCCAACGCCAGGACCGCGCCGTACGGCCGGGCCGCGATGGGCGTTCTGGAGAACCTGGGACTCTCCGAAACCCTCCGTCCTCGCCTCGTGTTCGCGGAGACGGTCCGCGATGCGCTGCGATACGTGGAGACGGGAGACGCCGACGCGGGATTCGCCGCCGAGTCGGAGGCTCGTGGTTCGGGCCTTTCGAAATACACGATTCCGTCGAATCTGTACCCTCCGATCCGCCAGGAGCTCGCGATCGTCGCCGGTGGCGCGCACGCTGCCGACGCCGCGGCATTCTCGAATTTCCTGCGGGCCGCCGCGGGGCGCGAGGTCTGGGCCCGGTACGGATACCGGCTGCCGTGA